One stretch of Amycolatopsis sp. NBC_00345 DNA includes these proteins:
- a CDS encoding lytic transglycosylase domain-containing protein: MTKSSGNQDQVRRGRRSAGRTAAPAGRIRRPSSAGVLGLSAALLIGLATGAAPGAAGPAGRATPLAPPAGGPAPYPQGADGNVPPTAPLPSGDLPTFSGDQPIPPLPDDGPRVRITLTNGIPSTVLDAYRSAQLRSDALQPACHLPVALLAAIGKVESGHARGGQVDAAGTTLQPILGPVLDGGAFAAVPDTDGGRWDGDAVWDRAVGPMQFIPGTWARWASDGNGDAISSPHNVYDASLASARYLCAGRDLATADGLTAAILSYNHSATYLNLVRAWMNTYSTGMTALPDNEYAMAAQVEKVPSAAPAAGPAPVPSPPSAQTQPGPEPQPPSPGPSPTPTPPAPPSPTPAVPPAPPVPGPQPNALCGVTDTLGTLLGTLLGGLTGAPPATSAPCAAPPSTGSAPQAH; encoded by the coding sequence TTGACCAAGTCGTCTGGTAACCAGGATCAGGTTCGGCGCGGCCGCCGGAGCGCGGGCCGGACCGCCGCCCCCGCGGGCCGTATCCGGCGCCCCTCGTCGGCGGGCGTTCTCGGGCTGTCCGCCGCGCTCCTCATCGGACTGGCCACGGGCGCGGCACCCGGCGCGGCCGGGCCGGCCGGTCGGGCTACACCGCTCGCCCCGCCCGCCGGTGGGCCGGCGCCTTATCCACAGGGGGCCGACGGCAACGTCCCGCCGACCGCGCCACTGCCGTCCGGCGACCTGCCCACGTTCTCCGGCGATCAGCCGATCCCGCCGCTTCCGGATGACGGGCCGAGGGTCCGGATCACGCTCACCAACGGGATCCCGTCGACCGTGCTCGACGCCTACCGATCGGCGCAGCTGCGTTCGGACGCCCTTCAACCGGCCTGCCACCTGCCGGTGGCTTTGCTGGCCGCGATCGGCAAAGTGGAGTCCGGGCACGCCCGTGGCGGCCAGGTCGACGCGGCGGGCACCACGCTCCAGCCGATCCTCGGCCCGGTCCTCGACGGCGGCGCGTTCGCGGCGGTCCCCGACACCGACGGCGGCCGGTGGGACGGTGACGCGGTGTGGGACCGGGCGGTGGGGCCCATGCAGTTCATCCCGGGGACCTGGGCCCGCTGGGCGTCCGACGGCAACGGCGACGCGATCAGCAGTCCCCACAACGTGTACGACGCCAGCCTGGCCAGTGCCAGGTACCTCTGCGCCGGCCGCGACCTCGCCACGGCCGACGGGCTCACCGCCGCCATCCTCAGCTACAACCACTCCGCCACCTACCTCAACCTGGTGCGGGCTTGGATGAACACCTACAGCACCGGCATGACAGCCTTGCCGGACAACGAATACGCCATGGCCGCCCAAGTGGAGAAGGTGCCGTCCGCCGCCCCGGCCGCCGGGCCTGCCCCGGTGCCGTCCCCGCCGTCCGCTCAGACTCAGCCAGGCCCGGAACCCCAGCCGCCATCACCCGGTCCGAGTCCCACGCCCACGCCACCGGCCCCGCCTTCCCCGACTCCGGCCGTCCCGCCGGCGCCCCCGGTGCCCGGCCCGCAGCCGAACGCGCTGTGCGGGGTCACCGACACGCTGGGCACGCTCCTGGGCACCCTGCTCGGCGGGCTGACGGGTGCTCCCCCGGCGACGTCGGCGCCTTGCGCGGCCCCGCCGTCGACCGGCTCGGCTCCGCAGGCGCACTGA
- a CDS encoding response regulator transcription factor, producing the protein MQRIPVHVRGLDPISETGVITQLRSRPELTMVPAMSDGPDVVVAVVDVINPPAIDLIRALRGEGAPRIITVLSAPDDAALLAAVEAGVCGVVSRAEATPERLTTAITHAAAMEGVLSPKLLGRLLEQVSRLQNQVLAPRGLHFSGISEREATVLRLIAQGNEIKEIAEELCYSERTIKNTLHDVVSRFHLRNRTHAVAFALQEGLI; encoded by the coding sequence ATGCAGCGAATCCCGGTCCACGTACGCGGGTTGGATCCGATCTCCGAGACGGGGGTGATCACGCAGCTGCGGTCCAGACCGGAGCTGACCATGGTGCCGGCGATGAGCGACGGGCCGGACGTCGTCGTCGCGGTCGTCGACGTGATCAACCCACCGGCCATCGACTTGATCCGCGCGCTGCGCGGCGAAGGCGCACCACGGATCATCACGGTGCTTTCCGCTCCCGACGACGCGGCGCTGCTGGCCGCGGTGGAAGCCGGCGTCTGCGGTGTGGTGTCGCGAGCCGAAGCGACCCCGGAGCGGCTCACCACCGCGATCACACACGCCGCCGCGATGGAGGGCGTCCTGTCCCCCAAGCTGCTCGGCCGGCTGCTCGAACAGGTTTCCCGGCTGCAGAACCAGGTACTGGCGCCCCGCGGCCTGCACTTCTCGGGCATCTCCGAACGGGAGGCGACCGTGCTGCGGTTAATCGCCCAGGGAAACGAGATCAAGGAGATCGCCGAAGAGCTTTGTTATTCGGAGCGCACCATCAAGAACACGCTGCACGACGTGGTCAGCCGCTTCCACCTTCGCAATCGGACCCACGCCGTCGCCTTCGCTCTGCAAGAAGGATTGATCTGA
- a CDS encoding putative adhesin — protein sequence MTTIVSGHGEDPDGGTTFVPRGQTVRMYTEHTVNLRNDVALTAILDGARQPAPKPELHLNTAYDFDVAHGGFARSRRGTGAHPAQLRGESPQRSPASADPPDPGASPFAYVGRRITGNPPDQQAVAEAEAYLDRLPESTMGLLHSYPGTATRSTGRWTRTPSGRKPESWIRPSRRRSWPSSANTRPGRAPRPRRRTRTRRAPPRADRIARAARSTVRPYPGLVTSHSSAPTTRAGPASNADRGRGPAGADPGRPP from the coding sequence GTGACCACCATCGTCTCCGGCCATGGCGAGGATCCCGACGGCGGAACGACTTTCGTGCCGCGAGGCCAGACCGTGCGGATGTACACCGAGCACACCGTGAACCTGCGCAACGACGTCGCGCTGACGGCGATCCTGGACGGCGCCCGCCAGCCGGCACCGAAGCCCGAACTCCACCTCAACACGGCGTACGACTTCGACGTCGCCCATGGTGGCTTTGCACGGTCCCGTCGAGGCACTGGTGCTCACCCCGCTCAGCTCAGAGGCGAGTCTCCCCAGCGAAGCCCCGCCTCCGCGGACCCGCCCGACCCCGGCGCCTCCCCCTTTGCCTACGTGGGAAGGCGGATCACCGGGAATCCCCCGGACCAGCAAGCCGTCGCGGAGGCCGAGGCCTACCTCGATCGTCTGCCGGAATCGACCATGGGCCTGTTGCACAGCTACCCTGGTACGGCGACGCGCTCGACCGGGCGATGGACCAGAACGCCTTCTGGCAGGAAACCGGAAAGCTGGATCCGGCCGTCCAGACGAAGATCATGGCCATCCTCAGCGAATACTCGACCCGGAAGGGCGCCCCGGCCCCGCCGGCGGACCCGAACGCGGCGGGCCCCGCCGAGAGCCGACCGGATCGCCCGGGCGGCGCGGTCCACGGTCCGGCCGTACCCCGGGTTGGTCACCAGCCACTCAAGCGCGCCGACGACCAGGGCCGGGCCCGCCTCCAACGCGGACCGTGGTCGCGGACCTGCCGGAGCCGACCCGGGGCGTCCTCCGTGA
- a CDS encoding YwqJ-related putative deaminase: MSQPHDFAAQLTAYLVAATENREKNRTVPDEPADDQGPAKRRKKNKEVQWNDAVKDNETLPVGQKGKYDRPRPANPATPVLTGEGTQHQKNPARGDAHPLKAFSATPWEDDHLADHALDSTSHALADQVKDRSNNTRPGMAGALVAGARISDHTSMKQGDPHVHPLVSSILSDIGEKEDNVNKPNRDQNNNEYPMGNGHGRCAEVGVISDYLWEVDPDNSWSLSDARNHFEHLGAATAANLTAPKVATPAKPVALPPIPPCDSCSYLTYKLCIPTLSPQTESTGADTPPALKNYSWDKRH; the protein is encoded by the coding sequence ATGAGCCAGCCCCACGACTTCGCCGCGCAGCTCACCGCGTATCTGGTGGCCGCCACGGAGAACCGCGAAAAGAACCGGACCGTGCCCGATGAACCGGCCGACGACCAAGGACCGGCCAAGCGCCGGAAGAAGAACAAGGAAGTCCAGTGGAACGACGCAGTCAAGGACAATGAAACACTCCCCGTGGGGCAAAAGGGGAAATACGACCGGCCGCGGCCCGCCAATCCGGCCACCCCCGTCCTCACCGGCGAAGGAACCCAGCACCAGAAGAACCCGGCCCGGGGCGACGCCCACCCGCTCAAGGCCTTCTCGGCCACCCCCTGGGAAGACGACCACCTCGCGGACCACGCGCTCGACAGCACCTCCCACGCGCTCGCCGACCAGGTCAAGGACCGCAGCAACAACACCAGGCCCGGGATGGCGGGCGCGCTGGTCGCGGGAGCCCGCATCTCCGATCACACCAGCATGAAACAGGGCGACCCCCACGTCCATCCGCTGGTCAGCAGCATACTTTCCGATATCGGCGAAAAAGAAGACAACGTCAACAAGCCCAACCGCGACCAGAACAACAACGAATACCCGATGGGGAACGGACACGGCCGGTGCGCCGAAGTCGGGGTCATCTCGGACTACCTGTGGGAGGTGGACCCCGACAACAGCTGGAGTCTCAGCGACGCCCGCAACCACTTCGAGCACCTCGGCGCCGCGACCGCCGCGAACCTGACCGCGCCCAAGGTGGCCACCCCGGCCAAGCCGGTCGCGCTTCCCCCCATTCCCCCTTGCGACAGCTGTAGTTACCTCACCTACAAGCTGTGCATCCCCACCCTGTCGCCGCAGACCGAAAGCACCGGCGCCGACACACCGCCGGCGCTCAAGAACTACTCCTGGGACAAACGGCATTGA
- a CDS encoding Pvc16 family protein, with protein MRRAAATLSAPRAVGEARDVLADLASSLREWLTAELSPGTVIGFDPPHVLAGMARRPQRAGIVNVFLYGITEDLDGIPAARVRVLNDEGRLTGTVAPARNYHLTYLVTAWAADTEEEAELLGAVIGAHAEKDTLGAEHLRGCLRELDTALPVRLGWTPGGRGHDLWPALGVPMRTAVDLTVTAPVQPSRLRPPAPPVKTAELEVHDTVRGLPPEPRPRWRRTSITER; from the coding sequence GTGCGGCGGGCCGCGGCCACGCTGTCCGCGCCCCGTGCCGTGGGCGAAGCTCGGGACGTGCTGGCTGACCTGGCTTCCTCCCTTCGCGAATGGCTGACCGCCGAGCTGTCGCCCGGCACGGTGATCGGGTTCGACCCGCCCCACGTGCTCGCGGGCATGGCGCGGCGGCCGCAGCGGGCCGGGATCGTGAACGTCTTCCTCTACGGCATCACCGAGGACCTCGACGGCATCCCGGCGGCCCGGGTGCGCGTGCTCAACGACGAGGGCCGGCTCACCGGCACCGTCGCCCCGGCCCGCAACTACCACCTGACCTACCTGGTCACCGCGTGGGCGGCGGACACCGAAGAGGAAGCCGAGCTGCTCGGCGCGGTGATCGGCGCCCACGCCGAAAAGGACACGCTCGGCGCCGAGCACCTGCGAGGCTGCCTGCGCGAACTCGACACGGCGCTCCCGGTCCGGCTGGGCTGGACCCCGGGCGGGCGCGGCCACGACCTGTGGCCGGCCCTGGGCGTGCCGATGCGCACCGCAGTGGACCTGACGGTCACCGCCCCCGTCCAGCCGTCCCGGCTGCGCCCGCCCGCCCCTCCGGTCAAGACCGCCGAGCTCGAGGTCCACGACACCGTGCGGGGGCTTCCGCCCGAGCCCCGGCCCCGGTGGCGCCGGACCTCCATCACCGAGCGCTGA
- a CDS encoding phage tail sheath family protein, which yields MANYLAPGVYVEEVSSGSRPIEGVGTAVAGFVGFAEKGPLSQPTLITNWTQFTRTFGGFIEGVYLAHSVYAFFLNGGGSAYILRLAGGTGENTAPPLGEAAIPAAAGGDGRPAFAVRALAPGAGDELTVSVADAGEAADGNFRLDVLRNGKVEESFDNVTVKRGPNNVAAVVAKQSKLITLEHTRGETLSAPRKDTTTALAIREPAPGPVLASAYVGDPIERTGIGGFEAIDEITMVLAPDLMSAHQRGQIDGDGVKAVQLAMIAHCELMSDRVAILDPPPGLNSQQMRDWRSDVAGYDSKYAALYWPWVQTLDPATGNIITVPPSGQMAGIWGRSDETRGVHKAPANEVVRGVVGLQTSISRAEQELLNPLGVNCIRAFPGQGIRVWGARTLSSDPEWRYINVRRLFNYVEESILQGTNWVVFEPNDEYLWTAVRRVVGSFLQRIWRSGALAGRSAAEAYYVKCDDENNPPESRDAGHLFIEIGIAPVKPAEFVVFQISQMPQGAALEE from the coding sequence ATGGCTAATTATCTGGCACCAGGGGTGTATGTCGAGGAGGTGTCGTCGGGGTCGAGGCCCATCGAGGGTGTCGGCACCGCGGTCGCCGGATTCGTGGGGTTCGCGGAAAAAGGGCCGCTCTCACAGCCGACGCTGATCACCAACTGGACCCAATTCACCCGCACGTTCGGCGGATTCATCGAAGGCGTTTACCTCGCGCATTCGGTGTACGCCTTCTTCCTCAACGGCGGCGGCTCCGCCTACATCCTGCGGCTGGCGGGCGGCACCGGCGAGAACACGGCGCCCCCGCTCGGCGAGGCGGCCATCCCGGCCGCGGCCGGCGGCGACGGGCGGCCGGCGTTCGCGGTCCGGGCCCTCGCGCCGGGCGCCGGTGACGAGCTGACCGTGTCGGTCGCCGACGCCGGTGAAGCGGCGGACGGCAACTTCCGCCTCGACGTGCTGCGCAACGGAAAAGTCGAAGAATCCTTCGACAACGTCACCGTGAAGCGCGGCCCGAACAACGTGGCCGCCGTGGTGGCCAAGCAGTCGAAGCTGATCACCCTCGAGCACACCAGGGGCGAAACCCTGAGCGCGCCGCGCAAGGACACCACGACGGCGCTCGCGATCCGCGAGCCCGCGCCCGGCCCGGTCCTCGCGTCGGCCTATGTCGGCGACCCGATCGAGCGCACCGGCATCGGCGGCTTCGAGGCCATCGACGAGATCACCATGGTGCTGGCACCGGACCTCATGTCAGCGCACCAGCGCGGGCAGATCGACGGGGACGGCGTCAAGGCCGTCCAGCTGGCGATGATCGCGCACTGCGAGCTGATGTCCGACCGGGTCGCCATCCTCGACCCGCCGCCCGGGCTGAACTCCCAGCAGATGCGGGACTGGCGCTCCGACGTCGCGGGCTACGACTCGAAGTACGCCGCGCTCTACTGGCCCTGGGTGCAGACCCTCGACCCGGCGACGGGCAACATCATCACCGTTCCGCCCAGCGGGCAGATGGCCGGGATCTGGGGCCGCAGCGACGAGACCCGCGGGGTGCACAAGGCGCCCGCGAACGAGGTCGTCCGCGGCGTGGTCGGGCTCCAGACCTCGATCAGCCGGGCCGAGCAGGAACTGCTCAACCCGCTGGGCGTCAACTGCATCAGGGCGTTCCCCGGCCAGGGCATCCGGGTCTGGGGCGCGCGGACGCTGTCCAGCGACCCGGAGTGGCGCTACATCAACGTGCGCCGGCTGTTCAACTACGTGGAGGAGTCCATCCTCCAGGGCACCAACTGGGTGGTCTTCGAGCCCAACGACGAGTACCTGTGGACCGCGGTGCGGCGCGTCGTCGGCTCGTTCCTGCAGCGGATCTGGCGCAGCGGCGCACTGGCCGGGCGGTCGGCGGCCGAGGCGTACTACGTCAAGTGCGACGACGAGAACAACCCGCCGGAGTCCCGGGACGCCGGGCACCTGTTCATCGAGATCGGCATCGCCCCGGTCAAGCCGGCCGAGTTCGTCGTGTTCCAGATCTCCCAGATGCCGCAGGGCGCGGCGCTCGAAGAGTAA
- a CDS encoding phage tail protein: protein MPRTGLRSQTADLDTTNTLVSAARFVIQFDGNTTSNGISFSELSGITSEVEVTEYMSSNSLGVSLSKVYGRTKPATVTLKRGVDQDQTLWGWHQQVLRGDPTGRKSCSLLLLDSTGAVKQTYHLLNAWPSKLDVGNFKAGGSDAAVATVTLVCEQIDLENGSGPSGPGGN, encoded by the coding sequence ATGCCACGAACAGGACTTCGCTCCCAGACGGCCGATCTCGACACCACGAACACCCTGGTCAGCGCCGCGCGGTTCGTCATTCAGTTCGACGGGAACACCACCAGCAACGGGATCTCCTTCTCCGAGCTGTCGGGCATCACCTCCGAGGTCGAGGTGACGGAGTACATGTCCAGCAACTCGCTGGGGGTGTCGCTGTCGAAGGTGTACGGCCGGACCAAGCCCGCGACCGTCACGCTCAAGCGCGGGGTGGACCAGGACCAGACGCTGTGGGGCTGGCACCAGCAGGTGCTCCGCGGCGACCCGACGGGCCGCAAGAGCTGTTCGCTGCTCCTGCTCGACTCGACCGGTGCGGTGAAGCAGACGTACCATCTGCTCAACGCGTGGCCGTCCAAACTGGACGTCGGCAACTTCAAGGCCGGCGGCAGCGACGCGGCGGTCGCGACGGTCACGCTCGTCTGCGAGCAGATCGACCTGGAGAACGGGTCCGGGCCCAGCGGACCGGGCGGTAATTGA
- a CDS encoding phage tail assembly protein, with protein sequence MAAVAEHPVLRTEYPFALPRGYVDEQGKLHRDGLLRLATAKDELVAQAEPLVRQNPAYLSVYLIMQTVTRLGALPGVDRFVVEHLFASDLAFLQDLYRRVNQQGHTEAEVACPECGHQFLVDVAGAAPS encoded by the coding sequence ATGGCCGCCGTCGCCGAGCACCCCGTGCTGCGCACCGAGTACCCGTTCGCACTGCCGCGCGGCTACGTGGACGAGCAGGGCAAGCTCCACCGGGACGGGCTGCTGCGGCTGGCCACCGCCAAGGACGAGCTCGTCGCCCAGGCCGAGCCGCTGGTCCGGCAGAACCCCGCGTACCTGTCGGTCTACCTGATCATGCAGACGGTGACCAGGCTGGGCGCGCTGCCGGGGGTGGACCGGTTCGTCGTCGAGCATCTTTTCGCGTCGGACCTGGCTTTCCTGCAGGACCTCTACCGCCGGGTCAACCAGCAGGGCCACACCGAGGCCGAGGTGGCTTGCCCGGAGTGCGGGCACCAGTTCCTGGTCGACGTCGCGGGTGCGGCGCCGTCGTGA
- a CDS encoding DUF6760 family protein, with translation MTEATERFAGRRVDRLADRFTDRLWEEIVYIAYHLHWSLDSILDLDHATRARVITEIGVINARLDGAVPED, from the coding sequence GTGACCGAGGCGACGGAGCGGTTCGCGGGCCGGCGTGTGGACCGGCTTGCGGACCGGTTCACGGACCGGCTGTGGGAGGAGATCGTCTACATCGCCTACCACCTGCACTGGTCGCTCGACTCGATCCTGGACCTCGACCATGCGACGAGGGCCAGGGTGATCACCGAAATCGGCGTCATCAACGCCCGCCTGGACGGGGCGGTTCCGGAGGACTGA